TGCTTCTCCAAATATGAATGCTGCTCTCAGTTCTGTGGATCGGAAAATATTCGGGGTTGCCTCAGGGACTCTGGCAACCATGAGGATAATAGGCCAAATGCTCAGCATGAGCATAACAATGCTCGTATTTGCCCTCTGCCTAGGGCCTATTCAGATTACCCCCGAGTACCATATACCCTTTATAAAGAGCTTAAAAACTACCTTCGCTATTCTAGCCTTACTCTGTTTTGTCGGAATCTTTGCCTCCCTGGCCAGAGGAAAAATCCGGTGATCGGTGAATCTACTTTTTCTTCTTAAGCTTCTTTATCTCTTCCTCAACTTCCTCTGCACCTTTTGCGTAAAATTCTTTTTCATCAGGTGCCAACTCATAGAGAAGCCTGAGAAACTCACCGGCATGGACCCTTTCCTCATTGGCAATATCTCTAAGAACCTCTTTCGCCAGTTTGTTGTCTGTTGATTCCGCAAGTTGCATGTACAGTTGAACGGCTTCGTATTCCGCCGCAATCATAAACCTAATAGCCCTGATCAGTTCCTCCTTTGTAATTTTTCTGTCACTTGTCAATCCTGAAAAAGGTGATCCAAACTCTGGCATAACGTACCTCCTTCGAAAATTATTGCCATTCCTAAAAAAATAGATTCGTTCTTTTTATGTTTTATTCCTTTCAGAAAAGCAAGTATTTTTGGCTAATTTTAAAAAGCCCGACCAATAAACCCAGCACGCGGAGCAAGGTGAAAACACTTGACAAACATTACACATAGTCACATATACTCCCACATCGCCGATAACAAACAGAAAATTGACGCCTCCAAAATGAAATTCAGGATTTTTATAAAAGGTGTCCCTCTTTTTACCCTTCTTAAAGGATTACCTTGGTTTATAAGAGACTATCTCCTCATCAAAAAACAAGCAGCAGCATCAAATATGGCATTCCCCTTTGGAAAGTTCTACCCATGTCTCGAGGAGAAGAATGCGGAAAGTGGTTCAGCCTCAGGTCATTATTTTCATCAGGATCTACTCGTAGCACAGAGGATTTTCCTCAATAACCCTTTGAAACACGTGGATGTAGGATCCCGTGTTGACGGATTTGTCGCCCATGTAGCGTCCTTCAGACCCATTGAAGTACTAGATCTGAGAGACCTCCATGCGTCGATAGAAAACGTACATTTCAAAAA
The Syntrophales bacterium genome window above contains:
- a CDS encoding DUF268 domain-containing protein → MTNITHSHIYSHIADNKQKIDASKMKFRIFIKGVPLFTLLKGLPWFIRDYLLIKKQAAASNMAFPFGKFYPCLEEKNAESGSASGHYFHQDLLVAQRIFLNNPLKHVDVGSRVDGFVAHVASFRPIEVLDLRDLHASIENVHFKKVDITDRNFSLRDYCDSLSCLHVLEHLGLGRYGDRIDYNGHLIGWENLYKMLTKGGKLYFSVPIGEQRIEFNAHRVFSLKYIMGMIDGLYRIDVFSFVDDSGDLHKNVALTDELIHKNLGCHYGCGIFELTKK